One genomic region from Scomber scombrus chromosome 19, fScoSco1.1, whole genome shotgun sequence encodes:
- the LOC134000903 gene encoding rho-related GTP-binding protein RhoV-like has protein sequence MAQACQRHDKPNRLKEEVSCMLVGDGAVGKTSMIISYIFNGYNSEYRQTAFDVFTGLVHVNGLQTRIKLIDTAGQEEFGHLRSLCYAHVDIFILCFSLVNPVSFDNITSKWIPQIRAGNPTSPIVLVGTQSDLCHNVDILIHLNQRKAKPVHFSQVRRLARRIRAHDYVECSALTQHNLKDVFDRAIFAAIKHKDTGTKPQKLNLIKRLKTFCDCGWKKIFKLI, from the exons ATGGCGCAGGCCTGTCAGAGACATGATAAACCcaacagactgaaggaagaagTGAGCTGCATGCTGGTGGGTGATGGAGCAGTGGGGAAGACCAGCATGATTATCAGCTACATCTTCAATGGATACAACAGCGAGTACAGGCAAACAGCTTTTGATGTGTTTACTG GTCTGGTTCACGTGAATGGCCTTCAGACACGAATCAAACTGATAGATACTGCTGGGCAG GAGGAATTTGGCCATCTTCGCTCTCTGTGCTACGCCCACGTGGACATCTTCATCCTCTGCTTCAGCCTCGTCAACCCTGTGTCCTTTGACAATATCACTTCCAAATGGATCCCACAGATCCGCGCTGGTAACCCAACTTCACCCATTGTGCTGGTGGGAACTCAGTCAGACCTTTGCCACAATGTGGACATCCTTATTCATCTGAACCAGCGGAAAGCCAAACCAGTGCACTTCAGCCAGGTCAGAAGGCTGGCACGCAGGATCAGAGCTCATGACTATGTGGAGTGTTCAGCTCTGACACAGCACAACCTCAAAGATGTGTTTGACCGCGCTATATTTGCTGCCATTAAGCACAAGGACACTGGCACAAAACCCCAAAAGCTCAACCTGATTAAGAGATTGAAGACTTTTTGTGATTGTGGATGGAAGAAAATCTTCAAATTAATCTGA